One genomic region from Microcystis panniformis FACHB-1757 encodes:
- a CDS encoding glutamate-5-semialdehyde dehydrogenase — protein sequence MIESSPKTPPTIFKQAYNAFLDLGQFNGNERNRGVIAIANAIKTGFDRILEANTLDLEVSREMAVSEQMIRWLRLTPERLETTVEVLQQLAEASDPLQQVINAAYQLNPSQTYCQRMPLGVIALVYEGFPELAMVAAGFSLKSGNSLIIRGSNASSHSDGVITEIIQEALEDVGLPVDCVSGLPCDSSPSLEELLTQENYVNLIIPYGRPSLIGRVSQLATVPVLRAAMGNCYLYWSPSGDLELARQVIIDSHGSIPDPVNAIEKVLISPHHNSSTLSRLFKSLQEKGFKLRGDNRLAADFPEHLTIATDNDWQRPYLEKTVAFRLVDTLTDAIAWINKYSSGHADCIVTESYRESRQFAMESDSALVYINSSPRFDRNPKQGESVFLGISNQKGQRRGLINLETFTTLKQVVQG from the coding sequence ATGATCGAAAGTTCCCCCAAAACCCCCCCGACGATCTTTAAGCAAGCATACAATGCTTTTCTGGATCTAGGTCAATTCAATGGCAACGAAAGAAATCGCGGGGTAATCGCGATCGCTAATGCCATTAAAACTGGCTTTGATCGCATTTTAGAAGCCAATACCCTCGATTTAGAAGTCAGTCGAGAGATGGCCGTCTCAGAACAAATGATTCGCTGGTTACGGTTAACTCCCGAACGTTTAGAGACGACGGTGGAGGTATTGCAACAACTAGCGGAAGCATCGGATCCGCTGCAACAGGTAATTAACGCGGCCTATCAACTTAATCCGTCCCAAACCTATTGCCAAAGGATGCCTTTAGGAGTGATTGCCTTAGTCTATGAAGGTTTTCCCGAATTAGCGATGGTAGCGGCGGGATTTTCCCTAAAAAGTGGCAATAGTTTGATTATTCGCGGTTCCAATGCCTCTAGTCATTCCGATGGAGTGATTACGGAAATTATCCAAGAAGCTTTGGAAGATGTGGGTTTACCCGTGGATTGTGTGAGTGGTTTACCCTGCGATTCTAGTCCCTCCCTAGAGGAGTTGCTGACGCAGGAAAATTATGTTAATTTGATTATTCCCTACGGTCGCCCTAGTTTAATCGGTCGGGTGAGTCAATTGGCCACGGTTCCCGTTTTGCGTGCGGCCATGGGAAACTGTTATTTGTATTGGTCTCCTAGTGGCGATTTGGAGTTAGCTCGTCAGGTAATTATCGATAGTCATGGCAGCATACCCGATCCGGTTAACGCGATCGAAAAAGTTTTAATTAGTCCCCATCACAATTCTTCAACTTTAAGTCGTTTGTTTAAAAGTTTGCAGGAAAAAGGCTTTAAATTGCGGGGAGATAACCGATTAGCGGCGGATTTTCCCGAACATTTAACCATTGCTACCGATAATGATTGGCAAAGACCCTATTTAGAAAAAACGGTGGCCTTTAGGTTAGTGGATACCCTCACTGATGCGATCGCTTGGATTAATAAGTATAGTAGCGGTCACGCGGATTGTATTGTCACCGAATCCTATCGAGAAAGTCGTCAATTCGCCATGGAGTCCGATAGTGCTTTAGTTTATATCAATTCTTCACCCCGATTCGATCGCAATCCCAAACAGGGAGAATCGGTGTTTTTGGGCATTTCCAACCAAAAAGGCCAGCGCCGGGGGTTAATCAACCTAGAAACCTTTACCACCCTTAAACAGGTGGTGCAGGGGTAG
- a CDS encoding RNA-guided endonuclease InsQ/TnpB family protein: MAIKRITFCLDPNQTQNNKLHYGQKLHCSLYNACVYHRKTESKKFGKNLNYFDQQNCLPELKKCWREYKEIGSHALQPTVKRVDFAFQRFFKLKSGYPKFKASRNYRGWTYPDGAGWSIDSSGHHGFLTLSNLDKIKIRGKARDWGIPKTCIIMFKQGKWYASITVECTPTRQQTDRGAIDLDFGVLHAIADSNGHGIENPRLLKSAQEKIKKIAKKSRRKRNPKKGVKASRRARKLARAVGKIHSKVARQRQNWHPQVAVEIVRCNSLIATEKLNLKGMTQKSKGSRKRQKSGLNRSILDVGIGNLKSLIKEKVTEAGGFYVEVPTQKIKPSQTCPNCGHQKKKSLAERVHRCEKCGYSCDRDVAAAQVMLNYARGLERASLDAESSSATLCGSMRHLGTKNRQKLQSSA; this comes from the coding sequence ATGGCTATCAAGAGAATTACTTTTTGTCTTGATCCAAACCAAACACAAAATAACAAGCTTCATTACGGTCAAAAGCTACACTGCTCTCTTTATAATGCTTGTGTTTATCATCGCAAAACCGAGTCGAAAAAGTTTGGTAAAAACCTTAACTATTTTGACCAACAAAATTGCTTACCAGAGTTGAAGAAATGTTGGCGAGAATATAAAGAAATTGGTAGCCATGCACTGCAACCCACTGTTAAACGAGTAGATTTTGCTTTTCAGAGATTCTTTAAACTTAAATCAGGTTATCCTAAGTTTAAGGCATCTAGAAATTATCGAGGTTGGACTTATCCTGATGGTGCTGGTTGGTCAATTGATTCTTCTGGTCATCATGGTTTTTTAACTCTGTCTAACTTAGATAAGATTAAAATCCGAGGAAAAGCAAGAGATTGGGGAATCCCCAAGACCTGTATAATTATGTTCAAACAGGGAAAATGGTACGCCTCAATCACAGTCGAATGTACTCCTACTCGACAACAAACCGATAGGGGAGCCATCGATTTAGACTTTGGAGTTTTGCACGCCATAGCTGATAGTAATGGCCATGGAATCGAGAATCCCAGACTTCTTAAATCTGCTCAGGAAAAGATTAAAAAGATTGCCAAAAAATCTAGACGCAAGCGCAACCCCAAAAAGGGAGTTAAAGCATCTAGAAGAGCTAGAAAATTGGCTAGGGCAGTTGGGAAAATTCACAGCAAGGTAGCTAGACAAAGACAAAATTGGCATCCTCAAGTAGCAGTAGAGATAGTTCGCTGTAATAGCCTCATTGCTACGGAGAAATTAAACCTTAAAGGGATGACCCAAAAATCTAAGGGCAGTAGAAAAAGACAAAAATCAGGGTTAAACAGGTCTATTCTTGATGTAGGGATAGGTAATTTAAAATCCTTGATTAAAGAAAAAGTCACGGAAGCTGGGGGTTTTTATGTTGAGGTTCCTACCCAAAAAATTAAACCCTCCCAAACTTGTCCTAATTGTGGTCATCAAAAGAAGAAATCTTTAGCCGAAAGAGTTCATCGCTGTGAGAAATGTGGCTATTCTTGTGATCGAGATGTAGCTGCTGCACAAGTTATGCTCAATTATGCTAGGGGCTTGGAACGAGCCTCTTTAGATGCAGAGTCGTCTAGCGCTACCTTGTGCGGAAGTATGAGGCATCTAGGGACGAAGAATCGTCAGAAACTCCAATCGAGCGCGTAG
- a CDS encoding helicase-related protein has translation MPTHDIIDNRQQKLVDNINQILHSSEAAHFAVGYFFLSGFTAIAPRLATIPQMRLLIGNTSNRETIEQLAEGYRRLELIKDHLEAQEYPKRTERKQMATETADNIRSSVELMDQTDQAETLVKNLVLMIEEKRLQVRVYTKGRLHAKAYIFDYGTIYNQQGQPLERQEKGLAIVGSSNLTLSGISHNTELNVIVHGNENHASLTEWFNQLWQEATEFDETLMQSLQQSWAMMPVRPYDIYMKTLYMLVRDRLTEETASEMMIDNEITEKLADFQKVAVNQAVKLIREYGGCFVSDVVGLGKSFIGAAIVKRFEQVEKARPLIICPAPLVEMWERYNEIYQLNARVLSMGLLREDETSGIRVLLEDFKYKDRDFILIDESHNLRNAATQRYKIVEAFLAAGRQCCFLTATPRNKSAWDIYHQIKLFHQDDKTDLPIDPPDLKEYFRLVEKGEKQLPDLLSNILIRRTRNHILRWYGFDAKTHKPVDADNFKDYLNGNQRAYVIVGGKHQFFPKRELQTIEYSIEDTYQGLYQELRQYLGKSRQQQPAKPRKNELCYARYGLGNYVLPNKRKQEPLLSLQTGGANLRGMMRVLLFKRFESSVYAFQQTVKKLLQVHQRFREALRQGIIPAGEEAQAILYEPNNGEEQDIIDALRQASGKYDLADFDATILQKHLEHDIQLLEKILHLVEPITPDKDAKLQTLKNWLNKPPLQDSKCLIFTQYADTASYLYQNLNPNGDRDDLEVIYSGDKDKARVVGRFAPKANKYYKLTPGESEIKTLIATDVLAEGLNLQDGNLIINYDLHWNPVRLIQRFGRIDRIGSENDVVYGFNFLPETGLERNLGLRQKLKNRIQEIHETIGEDAAILDPTEQLNEEAMYAIYEKSGSHQLSLFEDEGEFLDLNEAEEILRQLQRENPAEYERITNLPHGIRTARFSLNKGIIVFCEASYPNRKDWKGYQQLYWLDEQGEIRSKDTARILGMLKTNPEEAALPLPKNYNQAVMQVKVKFAQEVQHRQSEREYSRSLTQAQRYVLRELGLLFKTTQDEEIRKQVNLLEQAFRQPITTVLKRELNLIKRRSLTGEALFSELKKLYSQHEMRDWLDRRRLQGEEQPIPIIICSQALV, from the coding sequence ATGCCTACCCACGACATCATCGACAATCGCCAGCAAAAATTAGTCGATAACATCAACCAAATTCTTCACTCTTCAGAAGCCGCTCATTTTGCCGTCGGTTACTTCTTCCTCTCCGGCTTTACTGCGATCGCACCTCGTCTCGCCACCATCCCACAAATGCGCCTCCTGATTGGCAACACCAGCAACAGGGAAACCATCGAACAATTAGCAGAAGGCTACCGCCGCTTAGAACTAATTAAAGACCATCTGGAAGCACAAGAATACCCCAAACGGACAGAACGCAAGCAGATGGCAACAGAAACCGCCGACAATATTCGTTCCAGCGTCGAACTAATGGACCAAACAGATCAAGCAGAAACCTTAGTAAAAAATCTGGTTCTTATGATTGAAGAAAAACGCCTTCAGGTGCGAGTTTATACTAAAGGGCGACTCCATGCTAAAGCCTATATCTTCGACTACGGGACAATTTATAACCAGCAGGGACAACCTTTGGAACGTCAAGAAAAAGGCCTTGCTATCGTTGGTTCTTCTAACCTTACTTTATCAGGAATTTCCCACAATACCGAACTTAATGTTATCGTTCACGGTAATGAAAATCATGCCAGTTTAACAGAATGGTTCAATCAACTTTGGCAGGAAGCAACAGAATTTGATGAAACACTGATGCAGTCTTTACAACAGTCTTGGGCGATGATGCCAGTACGTCCCTACGACATCTATATGAAAACTCTCTATATGCTCGTGCGCGATCGATTGACAGAAGAAACTGCCAGCGAAATGATGATAGATAACGAAATTACCGAGAAACTAGCAGACTTTCAAAAAGTAGCAGTTAACCAAGCTGTTAAACTCATCCGCGAGTATGGAGGTTGTTTCGTTTCCGATGTGGTAGGACTAGGAAAAAGCTTTATTGGTGCTGCCATTGTCAAACGCTTTGAACAAGTGGAAAAAGCCCGCCCCCTCATTATTTGTCCAGCGCCACTGGTGGAAATGTGGGAACGCTACAACGAAATTTATCAACTTAACGCCCGCGTTTTATCGATGGGATTGCTGCGGGAAGATGAAACCAGTGGCATCAGAGTTTTATTAGAAGATTTTAAATACAAAGATCGAGATTTTATCTTAATTGATGAAAGTCATAACCTCCGGAATGCCGCAACCCAAAGATATAAAATCGTCGAAGCCTTTTTAGCAGCTGGGAGACAATGCTGTTTCCTGACAGCAACTCCTCGCAATAAAAGTGCTTGGGATATTTATCATCAGATTAAGCTTTTTCATCAAGATGATAAGACAGATTTACCCATAGATCCGCCCGATCTAAAAGAGTATTTTAGATTAGTAGAGAAAGGAGAAAAACAGTTACCTGACTTGTTATCTAATATCTTGATCCGGCGCACTCGCAACCACATTTTACGCTGGTACGGCTTTGATGCCAAGACTCATAAACCCGTAGATGCAGACAATTTCAAGGATTATTTAAACGGAAATCAACGCGCTTACGTTATTGTGGGTGGTAAGCATCAGTTTTTTCCCAAAAGAGAACTACAAACCATTGAATATAGTATTGAAGATACCTATCAAGGACTTTACCAAGAACTGCGCCAATATTTAGGGAAATCTCGCCAACAGCAACCAGCCAAACCTCGTAAAAATGAACTTTGCTATGCTCGTTATGGTTTGGGGAATTATGTATTACCAAATAAGCGCAAACAAGAACCATTACTCAGTTTACAAACTGGGGGAGCAAATTTAAGAGGAATGATGCGAGTTCTGCTATTCAAACGCTTTGAATCTAGCGTTTATGCCTTCCAACAAACTGTTAAGAAATTACTGCAAGTCCATCAACGCTTTCGAGAAGCTTTACGCCAAGGAATTATCCCCGCCGGAGAAGAAGCTCAGGCAATTCTCTATGAACCAAACAATGGGGAAGAACAAGATATTATCGATGCTTTGCGTCAGGCATCTGGGAAGTATGATCTAGCTGATTTTGATGCCACAATATTGCAGAAACACCTCGAACATGACATCCAATTGCTAGAGAAAATTTTGCACTTAGTTGAGCCAATTACTCCAGACAAAGATGCTAAATTACAAACTCTCAAAAATTGGTTGAATAAACCTCCGCTGCAGGATAGCAAGTGCCTCATCTTTACTCAGTATGCTGATACCGCCTCTTACTTATATCAAAACCTCAATCCTAACGGCGATCGAGACGATCTAGAAGTCATCTACAGTGGCGATAAAGATAAGGCGCGGGTAGTGGGAAGATTTGCCCCCAAAGCCAACAAATACTATAAATTGACCCCGGGAGAGTCGGAAATCAAAACTTTAATTGCTACCGATGTTTTAGCCGAGGGTTTAAACCTACAAGATGGCAACCTGATTATTAATTATGACCTGCATTGGAATCCCGTCCGACTTATTCAAAGGTTTGGTCGGATTGATCGGATTGGCAGCGAGAATGATGTGGTTTACGGCTTTAATTTTCTCCCAGAGACGGGATTAGAGCGGAATCTAGGATTACGACAAAAACTCAAAAACCGCATTCAAGAAATTCATGAAACCATCGGTGAGGATGCGGCAATTCTTGACCCCACAGAACAGCTTAACGAAGAGGCTATGTATGCGATTTATGAAAAAAGTGGTAGTCATCAATTAAGTTTGTTTGAAGATGAGGGAGAATTTCTCGACCTCAATGAAGCGGAAGAAATTCTCAGACAACTCCAGCGAGAAAATCCGGCTGAATACGAACGGATAACTAACCTGCCTCACGGCATCCGAACGGCTCGCTTTTCTCTGAATAAGGGCATAATTGTCTTCTGTGAAGCTTCTTATCCGAACCGCAAAGATTGGAAGGGCTACCAGCAATTATACTGGCTCGATGAACAGGGAGAGATCAGATCAAAAGATACTGCCCGCATTTTAGGAATGCTCAAAACCAACCCAGAAGAAGCAGCACTGCCGCTGCCCAAAAATTACAACCAAGCAGTCATGCAAGTCAAGGTTAAATTTGCTCAGGAAGTCCAACACCGCCAATCGGAACGGGAGTACAGCCGTTCTCTGACTCAAGCACAGCGCTACGTCCTGCGAGAACTAGGACTGCTGTTTAAAACCACTCAGGATGAAGAAATCCGTAAGCAGGTTAACCTATTAGAACAGGCCTTTCGCCAACCGATTACCACTGTACTCAAGCGCGAGTTAAACCTGATTAAGCGCCGTAGCCTGACAGGAGAAGCTTTGTTTAGCGAACTGAAGAAATTATACAGCCAACATGAGATGCGGGACTGGTTAGATCGCCGCCGCTTGCAAGGTGAGGAGCAACCAATTCCCATCATTATTTGCAGTCAGGCTTTAGTTTAG
- a CDS encoding DUF4926 domain-containing protein: MKLLDVVALLEDLPQLGLYCGQVGTIVEVYEPTVFEVEFSDTSGRAYAIETLQENQLMLLHHSPLEPKNLAVNIG, encoded by the coding sequence ATGAAACTCTTAGATGTAGTTGCCTTATTAGAAGACTTACCCCAATTAGGATTATATTGCGGACAAGTCGGAACAATTGTAGAAGTTTATGAACCCACAGTTTTTGAAGTAGAATTTAGCGACACATCAGGACGTGCTTATGCTATCGAAACCTTACAAGAAAATCAACTAATGTTATTACATCATTCTCCCTTAGAACCTAAAAATTTAGCTGTAAATATAGGGTAA
- a CDS encoding DUF6883 domain-containing protein, which produces MIYFMKLTESAMHYRQKYVIDFPLTHQNKTAIIHSVWIIRNDENFPRLVTCYAAGFN; this is translated from the coding sequence ATGATATATTTTATGAAATTGACCGAGAGCGCCATGCACTATCGACAAAAGTATGTTATTGATTTTCCCCTGACTCATCAAAACAAAACCGCCATTATTCACAGTGTTTGGATCATCAGAAATGACGAAAACTTTCCCCGCTTAGTGACTTGTTATGCAGCTGGTTTTAATTAA
- a CDS encoding YgiT-type zinc finger protein, whose protein sequence is MECLCCKGQMKRGTAPFAIDRNGYHLSWDAVPAWVCEQCGEVLFEAREVNLIQETLSILDRETAVLVEQALS, encoded by the coding sequence ATGGAATGCCTCTGCTGCAAGGGACAAATGAAACGGGGAACTGCTCCCTTTGCCATTGATCGCAACGGATACCATCTTTCTTGGGATGCTGTCCCTGCTTGGGTGTGCGAACAGTGTGGCGAAGTCCTTTTTGAAGCTCGTGAAGTCAATTTAATTCAAGAAACTCTCTCTATTCTAGATCGTGAAACTGCCGTCTTAGTTGAGCAAGCTTTATCCTAA
- a CDS encoding DUF4258 domain-containing protein has translation MTSDKILEQVREAAAKRLLFLPHTIGQMSRGDRMMTTTEIETVVMTGELIESYPEDVRGQSCLILGFGENSRPIHVVCAPKDEYLAIITAYLPDPSKWSSNFRRRR, from the coding sequence GTGACTTCTGACAAGATACTCGAACAAGTACGAGAAGCAGCAGCCAAAAGACTTCTGTTTCTTCCCCATACTATTGGGCAGATGTCACGAGGCGATCGCATGATGACAACAACCGAGATCGAAACTGTTGTCATGACAGGTGAACTGATAGAAAGCTATCCTGAAGATGTGAGGGGACAAAGTTGTTTAATATTAGGATTTGGAGAAAATAGCAGACCGATTCATGTCGTCTGTGCTCCCAAAGACGAATATTTGGCGATTATTACTGCCTACCTTCCCGATCCATCAAAGTGGTCATCTAATTTTAGAAGGAGACGTTAG
- a CDS encoding XisI protein has protein sequence MAINYSELVKSLIEEQAKIQQSSEISLEIIFDDLRKHYLLVQVGWHNNHWIYGCLLHLDIINNKVYIQQNNTEISVAEQLVELGIPKTDIVIGFHSPFKRKFTEYAIN, from the coding sequence ATGGCAATCAACTACAGTGAATTAGTTAAATCCCTAATTGAAGAACAAGCTAAAATTCAGCAGTCTAGTGAAATTTCCCTAGAAATAATCTTTGACGATCTGAGAAAACATTATTTATTAGTACAAGTTGGTTGGCATAATAATCATTGGATTTATGGATGTCTTTTACATTTAGATATTATTAACAACAAAGTTTATATTCAACAGAACAACACAGAAATTTCAGTAGCTGAACAGTTAGTTGAACTAGGAATTCCTAAAACAGATATTGTCATCGGATTTCACTCTCCATTTAAACGAAAATTCACAGAATATGCCATTAATTAG
- a CDS encoding Eco57I restriction-modification methylase domain-containing protein: MSDIELRQSVYDLLSSLRGLDALKKLFWSELNYERENQTLSRRNWPDKAVEALAEDPILLASGGEDFQVIYARLNSKQLLLNLERLVVTQLLKNHPYSLFIFSDFHQERWHFINVKYDVKQEKRQVLRRITVGPGEQLRTATERLSLLDLDNISSESPLAIQERHDEAFDVEKVTKKFFEQYRSVFEKVEQLITKTIPNADQRRLFTQKLFNRLMFIVFIQKKGWLKFNEQTNYLETLWQDYQNENSTSDKNFYRNRLTHLFFTGLNNPQQTDIIGINNGGFLRQIIGTVPYLNGGLFEQDEDDRNPNIIVPDQAIDVILQGLFSNFNFTVTESTPLDVEVAVDPEMLGKVFEELVTGRHESGSYYTPKPIVSFMCREALKGYLSSKLTSENKEAIELFVDEYNAINLKNPEAVLETLKQVKVCDPACGSGAYLLGMLHELLDLRQCLFATKGIDYKTVYQRKLEIIETNIYGVDIDPFAVNIARLRLWLSLAVEYEGDNPPPLPNLKFKIETGDSLTAPNPQGSGMVREEFIHRFREAKAKYLRAHLGSDKQSLEQEINEVKKQIALLTHGSASVIASDKEAISKGFDWVVEFAEVLAEGGFDIQVANPPYVRQELIKDLKPTLKQVYPEVYTGTSDLYCFFYARALQLLKTGGMLAFISSNKWFRAKYGEKLREHIADTCQVRSITDFGDLPVFKSATAYPMIFIANKEQGLNDSIIFTEVKSLDDPYPDVSTLIRQQGNILNHQSLNGKNWMLTDTSTVDSIKKMKASGITLEEYVKGNFFYGIKTGLSKVFFIDKKTKEYLINQDEKSSEIIKPLAIGKDIKKWSIDLKDRWLIFTKQGIEINDFPAVIEYLQQYRSQLEPKPKNYSKTQKWLGRKPGSYKWYEIQDNVAYYQELSKPKIVYQRFQVKPCFAYDTNGIFVNDAVWMIVIDDLYLLGILNSQSFWQEITRHCTQIQNGYQLLRVYLQKAIVPNASESEKEPIIKLVQKCLDAKGVNCEEWEKEIDERVAALYGL; the protein is encoded by the coding sequence ATGAGTGATATTGAACTTCGGCAGTCAGTTTATGACCTTCTTTCATCCCTGAGAGGATTGGATGCGCTCAAAAAATTATTCTGGTCTGAGTTAAATTACGAGCGAGAAAATCAAACCCTGTCCCGACGCAATTGGCCAGATAAAGCAGTAGAAGCATTAGCAGAAGATCCAATCCTATTAGCTTCTGGGGGGGAAGATTTTCAGGTTATTTATGCTCGTCTCAACTCTAAGCAACTGCTGCTCAATTTAGAGCGTCTTGTCGTCACTCAACTGCTAAAAAACCATCCCTACTCTCTCTTTATTTTCTCTGATTTCCACCAAGAACGGTGGCATTTTATCAATGTTAAATATGATGTAAAACAAGAAAAACGGCAAGTCTTGCGGCGAATTACAGTGGGTCCAGGGGAACAGTTACGAACCGCCACAGAACGCCTAAGTTTACTGGATTTAGATAATATTAGTTCCGAGTCTCCTTTAGCGATTCAGGAACGTCATGATGAAGCTTTTGATGTTGAGAAAGTTACTAAGAAATTTTTTGAACAGTATCGCTCGGTCTTTGAAAAAGTTGAGCAATTAATTACTAAAACTATCCCTAATGCTGACCAGAGAAGACTATTTACTCAGAAGCTATTTAATCGCCTGATGTTTATTGTTTTTATCCAGAAAAAAGGTTGGCTGAAGTTTAACGAACAAACAAACTATCTAGAAACCTTATGGCAGGATTATCAGAATGAGAACAGCACCTCGGACAAAAACTTTTATCGTAATCGCTTGACTCATCTGTTTTTTACGGGACTAAATAATCCCCAACAAACGGATATTATTGGTATCAATAATGGTGGTTTTCTTCGGCAAATAATCGGCACAGTTCCCTATCTTAATGGCGGATTATTTGAACAGGATGAAGATGACCGCAATCCTAATATAATAGTACCCGATCAGGCGATCGATGTTATCCTACAGGGCCTTTTTAGTAATTTTAATTTCACTGTAACTGAGAGTACACCCCTGGATGTGGAGGTAGCAGTGGACCCAGAAATGTTGGGAAAAGTGTTTGAGGAATTAGTCACGGGAAGACATGAATCAGGTAGTTATTACACACCTAAACCGATTGTTTCTTTTATGTGTCGGGAGGCTTTAAAGGGATATTTAAGCAGTAAGTTAACTTCTGAAAACAAAGAAGCGATTGAGCTTTTTGTTGACGAATATAATGCTATTAATTTAAAGAATCCAGAGGCAGTTTTAGAAACCTTAAAACAGGTTAAAGTCTGCGATCCTGCCTGTGGCAGTGGAGCTTATTTATTGGGAATGTTGCATGAGTTATTAGATTTGCGTCAGTGTTTATTTGCCACTAAAGGCATTGATTACAAAACGGTTTATCAGCGCAAGTTAGAGATTATTGAAACCAATATCTATGGAGTTGATATCGATCCTTTTGCGGTTAATATTGCTCGCTTAAGGTTATGGCTTTCCTTAGCGGTTGAATATGAGGGAGACAATCCGCCACCGCTACCGAATTTGAAGTTTAAAATCGAAACAGGAGATAGTCTAACTGCTCCTAATCCCCAAGGTTCTGGGATGGTGCGCGAGGAGTTTATTCATCGGTTTAGGGAAGCTAAAGCGAAGTATTTAAGAGCGCATTTAGGCAGTGATAAACAAAGTCTTGAACAGGAGATTAATGAGGTTAAGAAACAGATTGCTTTATTAACCCATGGCAGTGCTTCTGTGATTGCGAGTGATAAGGAAGCTATCTCAAAAGGGTTTGATTGGGTGGTGGAGTTTGCCGAGGTATTAGCGGAGGGAGGTTTTGATATTCAGGTAGCAAATCCCCCCTATGTGAGACAGGAATTGATTAAGGATTTAAAGCCAACTTTAAAGCAAGTTTACCCGGAAGTTTATACGGGAACATCGGATTTATATTGTTTCTTTTATGCGAGAGCTTTACAGTTACTTAAAACTGGGGGAATGTTAGCTTTTATTTCTTCTAATAAATGGTTTCGGGCAAAGTATGGGGAGAAGTTAAGAGAGCATATCGCTGATACTTGTCAGGTGAGAAGTATTACCGATTTTGGGGATTTACCAGTATTCAAGAGTGCGACAGCTTACCCGATGATTTTTATTGCTAATAAAGAGCAAGGACTCAATGATTCAATTATTTTTACTGAAGTAAAATCATTAGATGATCCCTATCCTGATGTCTCAACTTTAATTCGTCAACAGGGAAATATTTTAAATCATCAATCCTTGAATGGAAAAAATTGGATGTTAACTGATACTTCTACAGTTGATTCTATTAAAAAAATGAAAGCGTCGGGAATTACTTTAGAAGAATACGTGAAAGGAAATTTTTTTTATGGAATAAAAACAGGTTTAAGCAAAGTTTTTTTTATTGATAAAAAAACAAAAGAATATTTAATCAATCAAGATGAAAAAAGCTCAGAAATAATCAAACCATTAGCCATTGGTAAAGACATTAAAAAGTGGTCTATTGATCTTAAAGATAGATGGTTAATTTTTACAAAACAAGGAATTGAAATTAATGATTTTCCTGCTGTTATAGAATATCTTCAACAATATCGATCACAATTAGAACCAAAGCCTAAAAACTATTCTAAAACTCAAAAATGGTTAGGACGTAAGCCAGGTTCATATAAATGGTATGAGATACAAGATAATGTGGCTTATTATCAAGAATTGAGCAAGCCTAAAATCGTTTATCAACGTTTTCAAGTAAAACCTTGCTTTGCTTATGATACTAATGGAATATTTGTTAATGACGCTGTATGGATGATAGTAATTGATGATTTATATTTATTAGGTATTTTAAATTCTCAATCCTTTTGGCAAGAAATAACCCGTCATTGCACACAAATTCAAAACGGATACCAATTACTAAGAGTATATCTTCAAAAAGCTATAGTTCCAAATGCTTCTGAATCCGAAAAAGAACCCATCATTAAATTAGTACAAAAATGCTTAGATGCCAAGGGGGTTAACTGTGAAGAATGGGAGAAAGAGATAGATGAGAGAGTAGCGGCATTATATGGACTGTAA